A genome region from Gigantopelta aegis isolate Gae_Host chromosome 3, Gae_host_genome, whole genome shotgun sequence includes the following:
- the LOC121369060 gene encoding uncharacterized protein LOC121369060 isoform X2, whose translation MKQVPLAFVFMSRRKSKDYRAVFHAIDDLLPQRAAVLEFVADFETGMWKGIQEVYPGLPIKGCCFHWNQAVWRKVQELGLAQQYLNDDGTCKFIKKIFALPFLPAEHVEAAFDGLRRATQVPGLVTLLDYVDRTWMRSSVWSVDAWSVFNQSVRTNNDVEGWHHRLNHRALGTAPPFYKLIPMLHNEARLIPLICQFVLERKMRRRQRKAFVDVQGKIFQL comes from the exons ATGAAGCAGGTGCCACTTGCCTTTGTCTTCATGTCGCGGCGAAAGAGTAAAGACTACAGAGCT GTCTTCCACGCCATCGACGATCTCCTGCCACAACGAGCAGCAGTACTTGAATTCGTAGCAGACTTTGAGAcag GGATGTGGAAGGGGATCCAGGAAGTATATCCTGGCTTGCCAATCAAGGGGTGCTGCTTCCATTGGAACCAGGCTGTCTGGAGGAAGGTGCAGGAGCTCGGACTTGCACAACAATACCTAAATGACGACGGCACGTGCAAATTCATAAAGAAGATCTTCGCCCTCCCGTTCCTTCCTGCAGAACACGTGGAAGCAGCCTTCGATGGTCTAAGAAGAGCAACCCAAGTTCCAGGACTGGTGACCCTCTTGGATTACGTTGACCGCACATGGATGAGGAGCAGCGTGTGGTCGGTGGACGCCTGGTCAGTTTTTAACCAGAGTGTGAGGACGAACAACGATGTGGAGGGCTGGCATCACAGACTGAACCATCGTGCCCTCGGAACAGCCCCTCCCTTTTACAAGCTGATCCCAATGCTGCACAACGAGGCCAGGCTGATTCCGCTGATATGCCAGTTCGTGTTGGAGAGGAAGATGCGACGGCGACAGAGGAAGGCCTTTGTAGATGTACAGGGCAAAATCTTTCAACTGTGA